The following nucleotide sequence is from Salvia miltiorrhiza cultivar Shanhuang (shh) chromosome 7, IMPLAD_Smil_shh, whole genome shotgun sequence.
cactAAGATCCTTCTTTTTCAATGAATAAGGTATATATATTGTTGTCTTTATTTTAGTTGTTCACATTCTTAGATTATTTTGTGctttaatgaaatttaatatACACAATTAGATGATTTTTTGTATAggaattgaagagtttaatGTTAACGGAGTCCAGATGAAAAAAAGTAGAAGAGGAAGCCATTTTGGTGCAAAATTAAaagattattattatataataatatactccctccatccacaatttaatgccctatttgggtgtgggcacggagactaagaaagctgaaaaaggtgatgtggatgaaatataagggtggttgactaaagtgataaagatagttgactaaagtgataaaggtgttgtgagtggatcCACTAGttataaagtgtagtaaatatagaatataaaaatgataaaggtgttttaaggtgggtccattagtggcaaatgatacttcctccgtccacaaattAATGCCCTACTTGCCTTCAAAAAactgtccacaatttaatgccctactctgctttttgtacccttttaccctcCCTTGTTTCATTtaattactaccctttgccataTTTAATTCATCCTAATTAAGAATGTGGGTTAATTAGTGGCTCCTTATTTTTAAGTTAATTACGCAAACTCTTTTTTTACTACTCTCCCTACTTGGTTCTAGATTATTCCTATCTAACCTAGATCTAaggctttctctctctccattcaAAACCCTAGATCTCTCTCAATTGAGTTCTTCGTCTTCCTCGATGGAATCTGAGACGATTGTCGAAGAAACTCCCTTAGGGGACATGGATGTGTGCGAATCGGAGCCGATTCCGTCGGACTCCGAAGTGGCGCCGTGGTTGCTGCCGGACTCCGAAGCTGCTCGCCTCCCTTTCTCTGAATCTCAGCCGATTTCTCCGGGATCCGAAGCGGCGCCGTGGTTGCTGCCGGACTCCGAAGCTGctcgcctccctctctctgaatctGAGGCGATTCCTCCGGGATCCGAAGCGGCGCCGTGGTTGCTGCCGGACTCCGAAGCTGGTCGCCTCCCTATCTCTGAATCTCAGGCGATTCCTCCGGGATCCGAAGCGGCGCCGTGGTTGCTGCCGGACTCCGAAGCTGctcgcctccctctctctgaatctCAGGCGATTCCTCCGGGATCCGAAGCGGCGCCGTGGTTGCTGCCGGACTCCGAAGCTGctcgcctccctctctctgaatctCAGGCGATTTCTCCGGGATCCGAAACGGCGCCGTGGTTGCTGCCGGACTCCGAAGCTGctcgcctccctctctctgaatctCAGCTGATTCCTCCGGGATCCGAAGCGGCGCCGTGGTTGCTGCCGGACTCCGAAGCTGCTcacctccctctctctgaatctGAGCCGATTCCTCCGGGATCCGAAGCGGCGCCGTGGTTGCTGCCGGACTCCGAAAAGGCGAAACGCATCTCCGACCTCAGAGAGACTTTCAGACGCGAAAGGGAGGAAGCCAAGAGAATCTCCGACCTCAGAGAGACTTTCAGACGCGAAAGGGAGGCGGCTAAAGCTAAGCAAAACAGGTTATTGTGTTTTGTGTGGTGGGGgctggctggtgatgcctttcTATGTGTATGTTCGTTCTTTGTGTGTTCTGTGTGGTGGGggatggctggtgatgcctatCTATGTGTATGTTCGTTCTTGGCCAATGTTGCATATGATCTCTGTATGCCCTATGATGACTTGTGTAGTCTGAGGGTTTGTGCATGCTGCCAATTGTGCTTGTGTATGCTGCCAATTGTGCTTGTGTATGCCCTATGATGACTTGTGTAGTCTGAGGGTTTGTGCATGCTGCCAATTGTGCTTGTGTATGCTGCCAATTGTGTAGTGAATGCTGCCAATTATGTAGGGAAATGATtgttgattgggcgtatttatacgcatttatttgggggattttAGAATGTTTTCAATGCttaattcgtgttaaatatAATCTTTTGGATATGGATTATGGTCTTATGtgaattttgatggtatttaataggttttgaagaaaagacatgattttgagaagaattttgaAGCTTGAAGTGGTAGAGAATGAAGGCTGTGCGGACAAGGATTAATGGGCTGGATCTTTGATTATTATTAACTGATCATATTTAAATTGTTTTGGGATTGGGAATAGTTCCAAATTTGGACCTTTGCACCACTTTTCCCTATTAGCTTTTACGTCATTAGACTAGTTGCCTAGTTGCCTAATTAGACTTGTTTTAGTTGCCTTATTAGACTAAGGTTTTGATTATTAGATAGTATATATAATGGTATTCAGCACACTTTAAACACAATACAATATATCACATAGCTTCTGCAACTTTGGAGAGCAGAATTCTGGACGCAAGTTTTGGagcaattcaagttttatttctttcatctttttcttgcaatttatttatttatttcttttgttatttaattatgttttctagctaaattcgtttattccggcaTTGATTAAGgaagcactagcgaaattattctgtgagatctaattgttcttatactttattttatgcttgcatctgcgattcttcatgtttaatgatattaattgttttaatccattagatagttgcaaatatttattgggttagaattaattatatagccaattgaaccggccatccgtaattgtggtttaggtttgattagtggtaaattgacacatcagggtcaaaggaaaagcagtcttaattcaataatcctgcgtcagagtttattggttttgaatcgggtttctctagatattaatgctgtcggctcattaaacttatagagcgtctcttacggttgtcagtcgattagagtagtaattagtgaagcgtcttcctggttaccgaataattaaggagaaataagatcacgtcagaagcgtcttcggtgattataactggtttgtttgcatgatttaaagttatttttgcatccatgatcggaataattgagctagggtggacttaattgattgctggaattcttttattaattgttggaatttttattcatcttttagctattggaaaaattggtttatttgggttttatttatttaattttaagtttagtattttctatattttcttcccAAAATTTCGTGGGTTACTTGCAGGCtttaattagataaattctcgccagtcccttgggagacgatcttgcttactgctatctgcgcagtgtgggcataccggctgactgccggatatttttggtgtaaaacgacgcaccaaattttggcgccgttgccggggatttgGTTTTAAGCAGGATTTTACTGATTTCAGTCtgtcttttatttttagttattttatttttagtttatgccCCGTTCTTCTCGTACAGGCATATTAGTTTTTGATCCAGAAATCGAGAAAACCGCACGAAAGTTAAAGAAGCAAGCTAAGGAGTGGAAAAAGAGATCAAATTCTGCCCCATCAAGTCTTGAGGAACAACCAAAAATAGAAGTTCCAATGGATGACCGTGATGAGGACGATAGAGAGATCGTGGATCCTCGACAGGAAAGACCTCAACTGATCAGAGAGTTAGGCCGTCATAGAAACAATCGCCCTTTGTGCATTGTCCTTCCTGCCATTAATGGCAACGCTGAAATACGGCCTGGTTTCATTCAAGTGCTACCCAAGTTCGGTGATTTACCTGGAGAGAGTGCACACAAGCATCTGGCTGAATTTGATCTAGTTTGCTCAACTCTACGCCCTCATGGTTTtactgaaaataatttgaggctCTTGACTTTCTCTCATACTTTGCAGGGTAGAGCGAGAGATTGGCTTTTTGATCTTCCTCCTGGTTCGATTAGAACTTGGGGAGATTTAGAAGAACAATTCTTGCGAAAATTCTTTCCTGAGTCCAGAGCTGCAAATTTGAGAATGGCCATTAGCAGCATTAAACAGAAGAAGGCGGAGAGTCTAGCCGattattgggagagattccaacagCTGTGTCGCAAGTGTCCTGATCATGGATTTTCTGACTACCAATTGCTTACTAACTATTTTTATCGtggtatgtcttcttttgataggaAAATTGTTGACGCTGCTTGTGGTGGAAGCTTGACCAATAAAACTTTGGACGAAGCAAAGCAACTCATCGTTGACATGGTTTCAAATGGCCAAcaatatgaggatgaggatgatgatcgtTATAGGCCAGTGCAGAAAGTAGAAGATTCCAACATGAACGAGAGAATTGATGCTCTCACCTCTTTAGTTAGAGGACTTGCTGTCTCTAAAACTCAACACGTTCAATGTGGAatttgctttgaaaataatcatcATACTGATGCATGTCCATCTCTGCAGGATAATAATACTGAGCAAGCGTGCATGGGATCCGCTGATGAGCAAGAGATGAACGCACAAAGGCAAAGGCGAAACGACCCTTTTTCCAACACCTACAATCCAGGGTGGAGAAACCACCCAAATTTTAGGTGGAGACAGCAGGAACCAGGGATGTACGCGCCAAATCCGCCGCAGGCTggacggtatgcccataccagaC
It contains:
- the LOC130995661 gene encoding uncharacterized protein LOC130995661; amino-acid sequence: MPRSSRTGILVFDPEIEKTARKLKKQAKEWKKRSNSAPSSLEEQPKIEVPMDDRDEDDREIVDPRQERPQLIRELGRHRNNRPLCIVLPAINGNAEIRPGFIQVLPKFGDLPGESAHKHLAEFDLVCSTLRPHGFTENNLRLLTFSHTLQGRARDWLFDLPPGSIRTWGDLEEQFLRKFFPESRAANLRMAISSIKQKKAESLADYWERFQQLCRKCPDHGFSDYQLLTNYFYRGMSSFDRKIVDAACGGSLTNKTLDEAKQLIVDMVSNGQQYEDEDDDRYRPVQKVEDSNMNERIDALTSLVRGLADNNTEQACMGSADEQEMNAQRQRRNDPFSNTYNPGWRNHPNFRWRQQEPGMYAPNPPQAGRYAHTRRFSRRTAAAHRR